The genomic interval AGACAATTACGATATTGCGGTGCTTTGTTCTGGAGATAGCGATTTTGAAAAGCTCGTGTGGGTTTTGAGGGATTTTGGAAAAGAAGTTATCTGTGTATCTACAAAGGAAAGCTCTGCGGTCGAGCTTGTAAATGCATGCGATAGATACATAGATCTTGCGGATATAATGCCGTACATTAGGCTTGAGGAGAAAGAATGAGGTTTCTCGTGGTAGGTTTAGGTGCGGTTGGAAGCGTATTTTTGTCTTTTCTTACGAGAGCTAAATACGATGCTGTGGGACTTTTAAAACCCGGCAGAGATCTTAAGAGTATAAAGGTTGAAGGTATATGGGGAGAGTTTGTTCAGAATATAAAGGCGATAAATGACCCTTCACTTGTTCCCTACAAACCTGACGTTATAGTTATCTGTGTAAAGAGCTACGACACCGAAGACGCTCTAAAAAGCGTATACAAATTTGTCAAGGAAGGTTCTTATATTTTGATAGCTCAAAATGGGTATGGCAATTACGAAAGAGCTGTGGAGCTTTTTGGAAAGGATAGAGTGATCCTTTCAAGGGTTATATTCGGAGCAAAGCTTTTAAAATGGGGAAGCGTGAAAGTGACTGTATGTGCAGATGATGTAGTACTTGGTAGCCCCTCAGGTAGTGTGGAAGAAGCCTTTTTAAAAGATCTGGCGCATGTTTTTAGCCAAGCTGGAATTCCTGCGCGTTACGAAAGGGAAGTTTATAAATACCTCTGGGAAAAAATTATATACAATTGCGCCCTTAATCCTCTCGGTGCTTTGTTTTCTGCAACTTACGGGCAGATCGCAGAAAATGCATACACCAGAGAGATCATGGACAGAATAATAGATGAGATTTTTGAGGTTTTAAAAGCCAATCGCATAAGTACTTTTCACACATCTTCCCAAGAATATAAAGAACACTTTTACAACAAACTTCTGCCACCTACTGCAGAACATTACCCTTCCATGCTTGAGGACCTAAAAAGAGGAAGAACGGAAATAGATGCTCTCAACGGTGCAATAGTTAAGCTTGCCATCAAGGCAGGAATAAAAGCACCTATCAATCAGGTGATAACAAATATGATAAAAGCAAGGGAAAACTTTAAGTAGCCATCATGAGCTTTCTCTTTTTGAGGACAAATTCCCTTACACCCCATACATCTTTCGTATTCAAGGTAAGTTCAGGTAAAGCCCATCCCCGCCTTGCCAGACCTACCCCAAGATCTATATACCTGAGGTGTGCAGGCGCATGTGCATCGGTAACTATAGCTATGAAAACCCCCTGCTCCATACATTTACGAACATTTTCCGGTGACAGGTCAGCTCTGAAGGTGTTTAGTTCAAGGGCTGTACCGGTCTCTTTGGCGAACTCTATAATCCTGTCTATGTCTAAAGGATAACCCTCTCTGGTACCGTAAGACTTACCAGTTGGATGTCCTATGAGATTAACGTACGGGTTTTCCATAGCTTTGAGTATCCTGTATGTGTTGTCCTGTGAGAACCTCGCATGTATTGATGCAACAACAAAATCAAACTCAGCAAGTAGATGATCTGGAAGGTCAAGACTTCCGTCGGGGAGGATGTCTACCTCACAACCTTTGAGTATATAAAAACCTTGAGCTTCATACTTTTCCTTGAGCTTATCTATCTCCTTCCACTGTTGTTTGTACCTTTGCACATCGAGTCCCTTTGCCACCCTTGAGGATTGGGAGTGGTCACCTATAACCACATATCTGTGACCCATGCGATAAGCTGTTTCGATCATCTCTTCCAGAGAGCCTATGCCGTCACTCCAGTCGGTGTGTATATGAAAATCTCCTTTTATGTCTTCCCGTGAAAGGAGTTTGGGAAGTTTCCATTCAAGAGAAAGCTCCACTTCACCGGCATTCTCCCTTATTTCCGGTGGAGGCATCTGCATACCTATCAGGTTATAAACTTCCTCCTCTTTTTTACCTCCTAACCACTCGTCTGTGTCAGATCTAAAAACCCCATACTCACTTATCTTTAAACCTTTCGCTTTAGCTATATCCCTAATCCTTATGTTGTGTTCCTTTGAACCCGTGAAGTACTGGAGGGCTGAACCCCACTGATGTTCCTCAACCGTTCTCAGATCCACCTGCCTTCCGCTTTTTATTATAACGCTTGATTTGGTTTCTCCCTTCAAAAGTACTTCCTTGACTTGTGGAAAATCCACAAAGTGCTGATGTACCTTATTCCAGTTTTCCTTCGGAGCTGATACAAGTATGTCTATGTCTCCGATCGTTTCCTTTCTTCTTCTCAAACTACCTGCAAGCTCTATCTTCTCAATTAAATTCCCCAGTTTTCTCATATAAGCAAGATACTCCTCACCTATTTCGTAAGCTTCTATTAGGGTCATTCGCTCCTTGCTTTTTTCCCATA from Hydrogenobacter sp. carries:
- a CDS encoding 2-dehydropantoate 2-reductase, whose translation is MRFLVVGLGAVGSVFLSFLTRAKYDAVGLLKPGRDLKSIKVEGIWGEFVQNIKAINDPSLVPYKPDVIVICVKSYDTEDALKSVYKFVKEGSYILIAQNGYGNYERAVELFGKDRVILSRVIFGAKLLKWGSVKVTVCADDVVLGSPSGSVEEAFLKDLAHVFSQAGIPARYEREVYKYLWEKIIYNCALNPLGALFSATYGQIAENAYTREIMDRIIDEIFEVLKANRISTFHTSSQEYKEHFYNKLLPPTAEHYPSMLEDLKRGRTEIDALNGAIVKLAIKAGIKAPINQVITNMIKARENFK
- the polX gene encoding DNA polymerase/3'-5' exonuclease PolX; the encoded protein is TGKISRYEELKGKVPEDLLELMNVPSIGPKTLKLAYEKLGVRSKEDFMRAVRSGMLATLPGFGEKKLQNIMRGIELWEKSKERMTLIEAYEIGEEYLAYMRKLGNLIEKIELAGSLRRRKETIGDIDILVSAPKENWNKVHQHFVDFPQVKEVLLKGETKSSVIIKSGRQVDLRTVEEHQWGSALQYFTGSKEHNIRIRDIAKAKGLKISEYGVFRSDTDEWLGGKKEEEVYNLIGMQMPPPEIRENAGEVELSLEWKLPKLLSREDIKGDFHIHTDWSDGIGSLEEMIETAYRMGHRYVVIGDHSQSSRVAKGLDVQRYKQQWKEIDKLKEKYEAQGFYILKGCEVDILPDGSLDLPDHLLAEFDFVVASIHARFSQDNTYRILKAMENPYVNLIGHPTGKSYGTREGYPLDIDRIIEFAKETGTALELNTFRADLSPENVRKCMEQGVFIAIVTDAHAPAHLRYIDLGVGLARRGWALPELTLNTKDVWGVREFVLKKRKLMMAT